A single Nostoc sp. GT001 DNA region contains:
- a CDS encoding filamentous hemagglutinin N-terminal domain-containing protein, whose translation MTKALSWLIKGSTLFCLLPWEPIAAQIVPDVTLRVNSSVTRESNNTSAITGGTQVGSNLFHSFGQFSVPTGSAVYFKNAPDIQNILTRVTGSSISNIDGLIRANGIANVFLINPNGIIFRPNASLNIGGSFFGTTASNIKFADGISFDAKPLSGAEPLLTVSVPVGLGFGTNPGNIRVFGDGQGIRKTSDLIDTSSGLRVQPNQTLALVGGDIVLSRGTLKTTGGQIELGSVAGAGLVNLIPTDKGWTLGYSSISAFGEIQLSGAAAVDASGNGGGNIQIQAMKLMLDGGSQIESSTLGAGTGGTLKINASDSVNLVGLTEVDSFFNTGISSLVYPRATGSGGNINIETGRLNVRDGAGIAAGTYGFGNAGSIGVLAHDSVEVLRKPTANAGSSITSLAQRGSTGSGGNIKIETARLSLRSGGVISSGTFGQGSGGNVSITADKEVQVTGKSLTGNSPSRIXARTGGTGKAGNLTIEAERLTVTDGGRVNIGGEKIPKNLNFQPGQGNAGTLRINADSINLDRGTITAGTERGTNGEGGDIFLHSGDLKLLDSIITATAGGNGDGGNITINTNILVAIKNSTITANAFEGEGGNIKIDTKGLFLSPDSKITASSQFGLNGTTQINTLFTNPVQAKAEPEAIRATPEIASVCQGRSGTVAQYLCQFTRVQRQWKRDEYVLKK comes from the coding sequence ATGACAAAAGCTTTATCCTGGCTTATTAAGGGCAGCACCTTGTTTTGTCTATTGCCTTGGGAGCCAATTGCGGCACAAATTGTTCCCGATGTAACCCTAAGAGTCAACTCCAGCGTCACACGAGAGAGTAATAATACCAGTGCGATAACGGGAGGAACCCAAGTCGGAAGCAATTTGTTCCATAGCTTTGGACAGTTTTCTGTACCCACAGGAAGCGCAGTCTACTTCAAAAATGCCCCAGATATCCAAAACATTTTGACAAGAGTGACGGGTAGCTCAATATCTAATATTGATGGTTTAATTCGAGCTAACGGCATAGCCAACGTATTTCTTATTAATCCCAATGGGATTATTTTTAGGCCGAATGCTTCACTGAACATTGGCGGCTCGTTTTTCGGCACTACTGCTAGTAATATTAAATTTGCTGATGGCATCTCCTTCGATGCTAAACCCCTTAGTGGTGCAGAACCGTTGTTGACAGTGAGCGTGCCTGTGGGATTAGGATTTGGGACAAATCCTGGAAATATTCGCGTCTTTGGAGACGGCCAAGGTATAAGAAAAACTTCAGACCTCATAGATACTAGTTCTGGTTTGCGCGTGCAGCCAAATCAAACCTTAGCTTTGGTGGGTGGTGATATAGTACTCTCACGTGGAACGCTTAAAACAACAGGGGGACAGATTGAATTAGGCAGCGTGGCTGGAGCGGGTTTGGTCAACCTGATTCCTACAGATAAAGGCTGGACGTTGGGATATTCAAGCATCTCAGCCTTTGGAGAGATCCAGTTGTCTGGAGCAGCAGCAGTTGATGCCAGTGGAAATGGTGGTGGCAATATACAAATACAAGCCATGAAGCTAATGCTAGACGGTGGTTCTCAGATTGAGTCCAGCACATTAGGAGCAGGAACGGGAGGAACATTGAAAATTAATGCTTCAGATTCAGTGAACCTTGTAGGATTAACAGAAGTTGATTCGTTTTTCAACACTGGTATATCGAGCCTAGTTTACCCAAGAGCTACCGGATCTGGTGGCAACATCAATATTGAAACTGGGCGGTTAAATGTCCGGGATGGAGCAGGGATCGCTGCTGGTACGTATGGCTTCGGAAATGCTGGTTCCATAGGAGTCTTAGCTCATGATTCAGTAGAAGTGCTGCGAAAACCAACAGCGAATGCAGGCAGTTCCATAACAAGTTTGGCCCAACGAGGATCTACCGGATCTGGCGGTAACATCAAGATTGAAACTGCGCGGTTAAGTCTACGCTCTGGAGGAGTGATATCATCAGGCACATTTGGGCAGGGTTCGGGAGGCAACGTATCTATCACTGCTGACAAAGAAGTGCAAGTAACCGGAAAGTCATTAACTGGTAATTCTCCTAGCAGAATANNNGCTCGAACTGGAGGAACTGGAAAGGCCGGAAATCTGACAATCGAAGCAGAACGATTAACTGTCACTGATGGTGGGAGAGTAAATATTGGTGGTGAAAAAATTCCAAAAAATCTCAACTTTCAGCCAGGACAAGGAAATGCAGGAACCCTCCGAATCAACGCAGACAGTATCAATCTAGACAGAGGTACTATCACAGCTGGCACAGAGAGGGGCACAAATGGCGAAGGAGGCGACATTTTCTTACACTCTGGTGACTTAAAATTACTTGACAGTATTATTACTGCAACTGCTGGGGGTAATGGCGACGGCGGCAACATCACTATTAACACAAATATCCTAGTTGCAATAAAAAATAGCACCATCACAGCAAATGCTTTTGAAGGGGAAGGCGGTAATATAAAAATCGACACCAAAGGACTATTTCTTTCTCCTGATAGCAAAATTACAGCTAGTTCGCAGTTCGGATTGAATGGCACGACTCAGATCAACACCTTATTTACTAATCCTGTGCAGGCTAAAGCGGAACCAGAAGCGATTCGTGCAACTCCTGAGATTGCATCGGTTTGTCAGGGACGATCAGGGACAGTAGCTCAATACCTCTGCCAATTTACGAGGGTTCAACGCCAGTGGAAACGGGATGAATACGTCCTAAAGAAGTAA